The Deltaproteobacteria bacterium genome contains a region encoding:
- a CDS encoding Flp family type IVb pilin yields the protein MERIKKFFKDESGVTAIEYGLIAALIAVAIIVAVTAVGTSLNTIFTNISGQLQ from the coding sequence ATGGAGAGAATCAAAAAGTTCTTTAAAGACGAGTCCGGCGTCACCGCCATTGAGTACGGCCTGATCGCCGCGTTGATCGCGGTGGCGATAATTGTAGCCGTGACAGCCGTAGGTACGTCACTAAACACTATATTTACTAATATATCAGGACAATTACAATAA